AGGACCCTTATAGCAAAAGGCAACCCATCAAAAAAAGGAGTTGCTGCAAAGAACAACCATAGATAGACGAGGGATACATATACTCCCATGCCGATTACGTGTCTAATCTCTGCCCGTTTGTTTTTGAGGTGTATTACACCCCACATTATGAGCAGTGATATCAGAAAATTTGGAATCATGCCAGCTATCTCATACACTTCTTCTTTTATCTGTATCCCAAGTGGATCTAATATATAGCTTTCAATATCCAAAGCATTTATAAAAAATGCAAACATGAGTAGTGCCCAACCTTTTTCTCTTGTCTTGATGAACCTATATGTGACAACCAAGAAGAGTATCCATCGGGATATAAAATTGAGAATCCCGATTATGGAAGCTGTTTCCAAAACTCCTCACCTTTCATGTATTTCCTTTTGCTGCTTAACAATAACCAAGCTGTTTGAAGGGATATTTTTATCAACTATCACCCCAGGCCCAACAAATGAATTACTACCAATCTTTCTTCCGGGGTATATTGAAACGTTTATTCCGACTTTGACGTTGTGTCCGATAATCGCCCCCAATTTTCTCCTTTCGCTGTCTTCAAGTTTGCCCTTCACTTCGACTTTTATCGTTTTATTATCGTGCCTTAGATTAGCTGTTATGGTTCCAGCCCCTAAGTTTGTGTTCTCCCCAATGATTGAGTCACCCACGTAGTTTAAATGGGGAGCATTGCTGTGGTCCATTATTATTGAGTTTTTAATCTCAACTGCATTTCCAATGTGACAATGGTTACCGATGCTTGTATATGGTCTTATGAAGCAGTTGGGACCAATTTTACAGTTCTTTCCAATTTTTACCGGACCAACGATATATGCACCGCTTTTAACAACTGTTCCTTCTCCAATCTCAACTGGTGGTATTATCGTTGCTCCCTCCTCCACGATTCCTCTGATCTCATGCTTTAAGTGATTCTTGAGGATGTACTCGTTCAAATTGAGCAAATCCCAAGGTCTTCCGATGTCGTTCCAATAACCATCGTAAACTGCATATGCAACTTTTCTGCCCGCTTTTATCATGAGATTAATCGTGTCTGTTATTTCATACTCACCGCGCTTGCTTAGTGGAGTTTTTTCAATGAATTCAAAGACATCCGGCTTGAACAAATAGATCCCCAGATTCGCATATCCCCCTATGTTTCCCGGCTTTTCTTTGATTTCTTTGACATACTCCCCTTCGACTTCGATCTTTCCAAAATGGCTCAAATCTTCAAACTCCTTAACTAAAAGGGCAGCATCAGCTTTTCTAAATGCATGAAGAAGAGCTTTCACGGCTTCTCTCTCAAAGTATATATCCCCGTTTACTGCCAAAAAGGATTCACCCTCAATGTATTCCTTTGCAGAGTATATCGCCCTTGCAGTACCTTCACCCTCAGTCTGCTCCACGTAAGTGATTGGTTTACCATTATATTCATCCCCTAAAAACTCAATCAGCTTCTCTTTCTGGTATCTGACGATGATTATGAACTCATCAACGAAAGGATACAGATTATCGAGAACGTACTCTATAATCGCTTTATTTGCAACTTTCAGCAGGACTTTAGGTCTGTCATCGGTTAAGGGCTTTAGTCTTTCTCCCTTTCCAGCTGCAAGTATCACACCTTTCAAATTAACACCCCCATTATCGAGACAACCACTGCTATGCTACCAAATACTATACAGAACTTGGAGAAATTTAACCTTTCTGCCAGTGCGAGCATTCCCTCAAGTGTCAGCAGGCTTACAATAAACGCACTAAGCACGGCAACTAAGGACACTGTAATGGGCTCACTTACAGCTTGAAGCTCCAAGAATAGGGCACCAAAGATCGCCGGAACTGCCATCAAGAAGCTAAGTCTCACAGCTTTTTTCTGATCAACCCCAAGCAAAAGCAACGCTCCAATAGTCATTCCTGAACGTGAAATTCCTGGCAAAACAGCGACACCCTGGGCAATACCTGCAACCATAGCTTCCACAATTGTGACTTCTTCTTTCCTCTTCTTTGGAGCTATCTGCCCAAATTCG
Above is a genomic segment from Thermococcus sp. SY098 containing:
- the glmU gene encoding bifunctional sugar-1-phosphate nucleotidylyltransferase/acetyltransferase; translated protein: MKGVILAAGKGERLKPLTDDRPKVLLKVANKAIIEYVLDNLYPFVDEFIIIVRYQKEKLIEFLGDEYNGKPITYVEQTEGEGTARAIYSAKEYIEGESFLAVNGDIYFEREAVKALLHAFRKADAALLVKEFEDLSHFGKIEVEGEYVKEIKEKPGNIGGYANLGIYLFKPDVFEFIEKTPLSKRGEYEITDTINLMIKAGRKVAYAVYDGYWNDIGRPWDLLNLNEYILKNHLKHEIRGIVEEGATIIPPVEIGEGTVVKSGAYIVGPVKIGKNCKIGPNCFIRPYTSIGNHCHIGNAVEIKNSIIMDHSNAPHLNYVGDSIIGENTNLGAGTITANLRHDNKTIKVEVKGKLEDSERRKLGAIIGHNVKVGINVSIYPGRKIGSNSFVGPGVIVDKNIPSNSLVIVKQQKEIHER